A region of Peromyscus eremicus chromosome 17, PerEre_H2_v1, whole genome shotgun sequence DNA encodes the following proteins:
- the LOC131894537 gene encoding beta-defensin 33-like, which produces MKLLFLLFLLLICFTQIGSGRRGNLKFRQCEKMGGMCKYQKTHGCSILPAECKSRYKHCCRV; this is translated from the exons ATGAAGctgctgtttcttctctttctccttcttataTGTTTTACGCAGATAGGATCAG GGCGCAGAGGAAATTTGAAATTTCGTCAGTGTGAGAAAATGGGTGGCATGTGCAAGTATCAAAAAACCCATGGATGCTCCATCCTGCCTGCAGAATGCAAAAGTCGATACAAACACTGCTGTAGGGTTTAA